One segment of Vidua macroura isolate BioBank_ID:100142 chromosome 24, ASM2450914v1, whole genome shotgun sequence DNA contains the following:
- the OARD1 gene encoding ADP-ribose glycohydrolase OARD1 isoform X2 produces MATHFSKDQEERIRCVKGDLFSCPATDALAHCISEDCRMGAGIAVLFKKKFGGVQELLDQKKKTGEVAVLQRDERYIYYLITKQKVSHKPTYESMQKSLEAMKAHCLNNGVTDISMPRIGCGLDGLQWEKVSAILEEVFENTDIKITVYSL; encoded by the exons ATGGCCACCCACTTCTCCAAGGATCAGGAGGAGAGA atCAGGTGTGTGAAGGGGGACCTGTTCTCGTGCCCAGCCACGGACGCCCTGGCTCACTGCATCAGCGAGGATTGCCGCATGGGCGCCGGCATCGCCGTGCTCTTCAAGAAGAAGTTTGGAGGcgtccaggagctcctggatcAAA AGAAGAAGACAGGGGAGGTGGCGGTTCTGCAGAGGGACGAGCGGTACATTTACTACCTG aTTACAAAGCAGAAGGTTTCTCACAAGCCCACGTATGAGAGCATGCAGAAGAGTTTGGAAGCCATGAAAGCTCACTGCCTGAACAACGGAGTCACCGACATCTCCATGCCCAG GATTGGATGTGGACTCGATGGCCTGCAGTGGGAAAAGGTGTCAGCCATCCTTGAGGAAGTGTTTGAGAACACTGACATCAAGATCACAGTTTACAGCCTGTGA